From the genome of Leptotrichia sp. HSP-342:
ACATCCGCATAGTTTTCCATTTGGTTCAATTTTAATGTGTCCAACTTCTCCGCCAGCTCCGTGTTCTCCGCTTACAAGTTTTCCATCAACAATAATTCCACCACCAATTCCAGTTCCGACAGCAAGACCTAGTACATTTTTATATCCTTGCGCAGCACCCTTCCACATTTCTCCAAGTGTAATAACATTAACATCATTATCAACTTTTACTGGTTTACCAAGATTTTTTTCGAATTCCAATGCTAAATCCATTCCATGTTTCCAAGGGAAATTTGCCCAAAACTTAACAACTCTGGAATTTAACACAGGTCCTGGTACTCCAACACCAACTGAGACAACATTATCAAAATTAACATTAGTTCCTTCAATTTGAGTAATTAGAATTTTTGACAATCTTTGAATTGTCTCAGAAAATCCTTCCATTGAATCAGTTTTTACAATAGTCGTAAAAATGATATTCCCTTTTTCATCAACAAGTCCAATCTTTGTATTAGTTCCTCCTAAGTCAATTCCTACATAATATTTCATATTTCCTCCTAAGTACAGTTTTATTTATATAACACATAGCAAAACATCTTTAAAATTAATTGTTATATCAATATAAGTTTACCTTATTTCTTCTACTTTTTCAATATTTTACAAAATTTTTTTTTAATGATATAATGAAAATATATTTTTTAAATACAGATATTTATTTTAAAGAAGCAATAATAAATGAGAAGGAAATAATTATAAATACAAAATTATTTATATAGCTGGTAAAAATAAATTTTTTTGAAAGGAATGATATAATAAATTGAACGAAATAAAAAAAGGAATAATAATAGGTTTGTTATTAACTTGTGTCTACAGTATAGGAGCATATATTTATAAATATCAAGTTAAAAAGAAAACGGAAATTCAAATAAAAAACAGAAAAAATAATGAAACAAGTAAAGAAAATGCAGAAAAAGACATTGATACAAAAAACTTACAAAATGAAAATGATAAGATAATCAATGGCTATAGACATAAAAATGGCTATGTATATAAATGGTCAGATAATGAAAAATCTTCATTTGTAAAAAGAAGCCTTGGATATGAAAAAAGATTTTCCAAAACAGCAAGTCAAGAAGAGCTGGACAATGGATTAAAATCAGAATATTGTGATGCAATAAAGGAAATTGAGAAAGTTGACCAGAAAATAGTTCCTGGAACTGATATTCCTTTTAGAAAGGCAACATATACACAAGTGGATGATGCATATAAGGAATACTTGCAAAAAATAGCTCAAATAAGACAGGTGGTTTCTATTATAAAACCAGATAATCTAGATAACGAGATATACTTTGAAACTCGTATAAAGTGTTGGTATAAAGGAACTAACTGGAATAATGCCAATTCAAAATTCAAGCATTTGGCAAGAGATTTTTATAGTGCGGAAGTTAATGACTATTATAAATAATCCATTGATATTAAAGTATGAAAATTTATAAGGAGATAAAAATATATTTACAGAAAGGAAGATATGATATTTAGTTTGTTATCATCGCTAAGTAAAAAATGGAAATAGGGAAAATACTGGGTGAAATAAAAAAAGGTATAATAATAGGATTGCTATTGATAAGTTTTTATGGCATAGGAGTGTATGTTTATAAGAATAAAAATAAAGTAGAAACTAAAATTGAAATAAAAGACAGAGAAAATAATGAAATAAACAAAGAAAATACATTAAAAGACATTGACGCACAAAATAAAAATGATAAGATAATCAATGGTTATAGACATAAAAACGGCTATGTATATAGATGGTCAAAAAATGAAAAATCTTCATTTACAAAAAGAAGCCTTGGGTATGAAAAAAGGTTTTCAAAAACAGCAAGTCAAGAAGAGTTAGAAAATAATTTGAAAAAGGAATATTGTGATGCAATAAAGGAAATTGAAAAAGTTGATCAGAAAATAGTTCCTGGAACTAATATTCCTTTTAGAAAGGCAACTTATACACAAGCAAATGACGCCTATAGGGAATATTTACAAAAAATAGCTCAAATAAGACAGGTAGTTCGTGCTATATTACCAGATAACAAGGAAGCTTTTGAATATCATATAAAGTGTAGATATAAAGGAACTAACTGGAATAATAAAAATTCGGAATATTCAGTAGCTAG
Proteins encoded in this window:
- a CDS encoding ROK family protein — protein: MKYYVGIDLGGTNTKIGLVDEKGNIIFTTIVKTDSMEGFSETIQRLSKILITQIEGTNVNFDNVVSVGVGVPGPVLNSRVVKFWANFPWKHGMDLALEFEKNLGKPVKVDNDVNVITLGEMWKGAAQGYKNVLGLAVGTGIGGGIIVDGKLVSGEHGAGGEVGHIKIEPNGKLCGCGQKGCWEAYASATGIIREANSRLAINKQNLLYEMTKGRDLEAKDVFDAARKGDEFSIDIVDYEAEKLALGIGNLLSILDPEIVVVGGGVALAGDFLFDRVKEKLKDVAFPSILENLKIVTATLGNDAGILGAAYLGMM